In the genome of Crassaminicella thermophila, the window CCTGTTTATATTCTTTATACTTATTTACAATAGGTTCTATTTCAGCAAGCTCTTTTATATATTTCTGCCATTCTGATTGTTTATTGATAACCTCAGGGTCTGAAACTTTTTGGCTTAGATCATTATACTTATCCTGCAAAAAATCTAATTTATCGAACATCTATTTCACCTCGCAATTTTATTCTAACAGCTTATTATATCATTTTTCTTGTATTTTCTCAATGGAGGAGCTTTCCTGTCATTATTTTATTTCCTTTATTAGGAATTATTCATAATCCCAGTTACAACCCTCTCAATTCCTGCTAAATCCTTTATCTTTTTAATATTCTTATAGCACCTTTTTCTTTCCATCATATTCTTTACTGCCTCTGCTTGATCATGACCTACCTCTAGAGCAATAAGTCCATCATTTCTTAAAAAGCAGCTTGCTTCATCAATAATCCTTCTATAATAATCTAATCCATCGATCCCGCCATCTAATGCAAGTTTTGGTTCATATTTTGAAACTTCAATCTGGAGCTTTTCAATTTCATTCTTTGGAATATATGGTGGATTTGAAACAAGTATATCAATCCTTCCTTCTAGCTTTTCTTTTCTTAAAGGTTCAAATAAATCTCCTTCTAAAAAAGAAATATTGCTTGCATGATTAGAAGCTGCATTTTTCTTAGCAATTTTAAGAGCCTTCTTAGAAATATCTACCCCATATACAAAAGAATTAGGGATGTATTTTGCAATACTTACTGTAATAGCACCACTACCTGTACCTATATCAACAACATTTATCCGATCATTCTTAATATTTTTTGCCCACTCTATTACGGTTTCTACTAATATTTCTGTATCAGGCCTTGGTATTAAAACACCTTCTTCTACATAAAAATCTAATCCCATAAATTCCTGTTTATTTATAATATATTGTACAGGCATGCCCATTAATCGCTTCTGAATAAGTTCTAAAAATCTGCTGTACTGCTCATCTGTAAATACATAATTTCGGTTTGTATATAAAAATAATCTATCTTTTTTCAAAACGTGACACAAAAGCACCTCTGCATCTAACAGAGGTGTTTGAACACTAGTTTTTTCTATTTTATCTACTGCTTCTTTTAGAGCTTGTTGGATATTTACTGCCAAAGGTCCTCCTCCTTGTCATCAATCAATACATTTTTCATAGCAGCAATAGCTACCTCTAGCTGACTATCATCTGGTTCTCTTGTTGTTAGTTTCTGTAGGTATAATCCTGGATAACTGATAATACGTACAAATTTAGATTGACTTTTTCCTGCCCATCTTATAATCTCATAAGATATTCCTGCAACTATTGGCATCAAAATGAATCTAGATAAAACCCTTACCAAAGGATTCGGCCATCCGATCATTGAAAATAATAATAAACTAACGAGCATTACAAAAACCAAAAAGCTTGTACCACATCTTGGATGCAGAGTAGGAAACTGTCTTGCATTTTCAACTGTTAAAGGAAGACCGTTCTCATAGCAGTGAATAGTTTTATGCTCTGCCCCATGATACTGAAATACTCTTTGAATATCCTTCATTCTAGATATTAAACTTACATACCCTATAAACAACAGAATTCTTAATATACCCTCTGCCATATTCAATAACCAAGGGTTTTGTACTTTTGTCTTTAAAAAATTTATTACAACAGTAGGAAATATTATAAAAATTAGCATACCCATAAGGATTGCCATAAATACAGAAAAATAAATCAATATATCACTAGCCTTGTCTCCAAAGGTTTTCTCTACCCACTTTTCAAATTTTCCTTTTTCTTCTTCACCACTTTCTTCCTCAAAAAATTCTGCAGAGTATGTGAGTGACTTTACACCTGTTACCATAGAATCAAGTAATGCAATCATTCCTCTAATAACAGGCGTTTTGCTTAAAGTACTTTTTGTCATTCCCTTTACTTGCTCTTTCTTTATAACAATCTCATGATCTGGTTTTCTAACAGCAATAGCAATATCTTTCGGGCTCTTCATCATAACTCCCTCAATCACTGCCTGCCCACCAATATTTGTTGGTTTAGCCTGCTTTACAAAAATTTTTTCAAAATCCAAATTGATCTTCCTTTCAAATTTTACATTTTCAACATATGCAACAAAGGTTAGAGATTGCTATCCCTAACCTAAAATTATCAAAAATCATTCTATTATTACTTGATACCGTATTTTTGTTTGAATCTTTCAACACGTCCACCTTGTGTAACAAACTTTTGTTTGCCTGTGAAGAATGGATGACATGCTGAGCAAATTTCTACCCTGATTTCTTCTTTTACTGAACCTGTTTCAAATGTATTTCCACAAGCACATTTTACAACCGCTTTTTTGTAATCTGGATGGATTCCTTGTTTCATGCTATTCACCTCTTTCTTTTGCCTTTCATTATATATCAATAATTATTCATCTTAATTTTCAACTATTACATTATAGCATAGCTACTATAATAGTTCAAGGACTTTTTTTTAAAGTTTACTCCTCATTTTTTCCACAAATTCCATATTTGTCTTGCTTTCTGTAAGCCTACTAATTATACTTTCTGTTACTTCTTGTATTGGATTATTAGACATAGCTCGTCTAATATTCCAAATCACTTCTAACTCTTTTTGGTTTAAAAGAAGTTCTTCTCTTCTCGTACCTGATTTATTCAAATTAATAGCAGGGAATATTCTTTTTTCTGAAAGCTTTCTATCTAAATGAAGCTCCATATTTCCTGTACCCTTGAATTCCTCAAAAATTACATCATCCATACGGCTCCCTGTATCAACCAAAGCTGTAGCAAGAATTGTTAAACTTCCACCCTCTTCAATATTTCTAGCTGCACCAAAAAATCTTTTTGGTTTATGAAGCGCTCCAGGGTCTAAACCCCCTGACAAGGTTCTTCCAGTAGAAGGTATTGTCAAGTTATAAGCACGTGCAAGCCTTGTAATACTGTCTAATAAAATAACAACATCTTTTCCATGTTCTACAAGTCTTTGAGCTCTATTCAAAACCATTTCTGCAACCTTTATATGATGGCTTGGAAGCTCATCAAAGGTAGAATATATAACTTCACCATCAATAGATCTTTGCATGTCTGTTACTTCTTCTGGTCTTTCATCTATTAG includes:
- the prmC gene encoding peptide chain release factor N(5)-glutamine methyltransferase codes for the protein MAVNIQQALKEAVDKIEKTSVQTPLLDAEVLLCHVLKKDRLFLYTNRNYVFTDEQYSRFLELIQKRLMGMPVQYIINKQEFMGLDFYVEEGVLIPRPDTEILVETVIEWAKNIKNDRINVVDIGTGSGAITVSIAKYIPNSFVYGVDISKKALKIAKKNAASNHASNISFLEGDLFEPLRKEKLEGRIDILVSNPPYIPKNEIEKLQIEVSKYEPKLALDGGIDGLDYYRRIIDEASCFLRNDGLIALEVGHDQAEAVKNMMERKRCYKNIKKIKDLAGIERVVTGIMNNS
- a CDS encoding DUF1385 domain-containing protein, producing the protein MMKSPKDIAIAVRKPDHEIVIKKEQVKGMTKSTLSKTPVIRGMIALLDSMVTGVKSLTYSAEFFEEESGEEEKGKFEKWVEKTFGDKASDILIYFSVFMAILMGMLIFIIFPTVVINFLKTKVQNPWLLNMAEGILRILLFIGYVSLISRMKDIQRVFQYHGAEHKTIHCYENGLPLTVENARQFPTLHPRCGTSFLVFVMLVSLLLFSMIGWPNPLVRVLSRFILMPIVAGISYEIIRWAGKSQSKFVRIISYPGLYLQKLTTREPDDSQLEVAIAAMKNVLIDDKEEDLWQ
- the rpmE gene encoding 50S ribosomal protein L31 — protein: MKQGIHPDYKKAVVKCACGNTFETGSVKEEIRVEICSACHPFFTGKQKFVTQGGRVERFKQKYGIK